From one Caldichromatium japonicum genomic stretch:
- a CDS encoding GrpB family protein — MRRLLDDHEEHTHIPARRGESAMKVVLLPYQPRWQDDFARHRQAIEKALSGLVPVVEHIGSTSLGDIAAKPIIDILIGLPEEQSLDAVARPLLDAGYTYIRQVRSKTAPPNDRPG, encoded by the coding sequence ATGCGCCGATTACTGGATGATCACGAAGAGCACACTCACATACCTGCCCGTCGCGGTGAATCCGCAATGAAAGTCGTGCTGTTGCCCTACCAGCCCCGCTGGCAGGATGACTTCGCCCGCCATCGCCAGGCCATTGAAAAGGCGCTGTCGGGCCTTGTCCCTGTCGTCGAGCATATCGGAAGCACCTCACTGGGTGACATCGCCGCCAAGCCCATCATTGACATCCTGATTGGCCTGCCGGAAGAACAGTCGCTTGACGCCGTGGCCAGACCGCTGCTTGATGCCGGTTACACCTACATCCGGCAGGTACGGAGCAAGACCGCCCCCCCGAATGACCGCCCAGGCTGA
- a CDS encoding transposase produces the protein MIRVVLDNLNTHKAASLCEAFPPEQARAIAKKLEFHYTPKHGSWLNIAEIELAVLSNMCLSQRIADEDSLRREVDANVRERNAKAVPVKWKFSTQDARRKLARMYPCVST, from the coding sequence GTGATCCGGGTCGTCCTCGACAATCTGAATACCCACAAGGCCGCCTCCCTCTGCGAGGCCTTTCCGCCTGAACAGGCGCGTGCCATTGCCAAGAAGCTGGAGTTTCACTACACCCCCAAGCATGGTAGCTGGCTCAACATCGCCGAGATCGAGTTGGCCGTTCTGTCCAACATGTGCCTGTCGCAGCGTATCGCCGATGAGGATTCGCTGCGACGTGAGGTCGACGCCAATGTGCGTGAGCGCAACGCCAAAGCCGTCCCCGTCAAGTGGAAATTCTCCACCCAAGATGCCCGACGCAAGCTCGCTCGCATGTATCCTTGTGTTTCAACGTGA
- a CDS encoding transposase yields the protein MGEKRALLAEQDAQIRKLMCDGTPDQLKLPFALWSRQAVRQLILGCFGIELRPQGEGKYMVRWGLTPQKPIRRAYEQSPPAGKTSEIRVTHRREGLSVISTLTNRGKVRRKVFAGAMNADILIDFMKRLVKDARGKKIFLILDNLRVHHTKPVKAWLAACANQIEASSLPPYSPALNPNEMLKATITAQAPSRAKGDLKKATVSHLRRLLNSPQRIMRYFQHPKLHDAA from the coding sequence GTGGGTGAGAAGCGGGCGCTGTTGGCGGAGCAGGACGCCCAGATACGCAAGCTCATGTGCGACGGGACACCGGATCAGCTGAAGCTGCCGTTTGCGCTGTGGAGCCGGCAGGCGGTGCGGCAGTTGATCCTCGGCTGTTTTGGCATCGAGCTCAGGCCGCAGGGGGAGGGCAAGTACATGGTGCGCTGGGGATTGACGCCCCAGAAACCGATTCGGCGCGCCTATGAGCAAAGCCCGCCGGCGGGCAAGACGTCCGAGATTCGCGTCACGCACCGTCGCGAAGGCCTGTCGGTGATCTCGACGCTGACCAACCGCGGCAAGGTGCGTCGGAAGGTGTTCGCGGGGGCGATGAACGCCGACATCCTGATCGACTTCATGAAGCGGCTCGTCAAGGACGCCAGGGGCAAGAAGATCTTCCTCATCCTCGACAACCTGCGCGTGCATCACACCAAGCCAGTCAAGGCCTGGCTGGCTGCATGCGCCAATCAAATCGAGGCGTCCTCCCTCCCCCCCTACAGCCCAGCACTGAACCCCAACGAGATGCTCAAGGCCACCATCACCGCGCAGGCGCCCTCCCGCGCCAAGGGCGATCTGAAGAAGGCGACCGTCAGCCACCTGCGTCGCCTTCTCAATTCTCCCCAACGCATCATGCGCTACTTCCAGCATCCCAAGCTCCATGATGCCGCGTAA